The Agelaius phoeniceus isolate bAgePho1 chromosome 2, bAgePho1.hap1, whole genome shotgun sequence region tccctcctctctcttccaTCTGGAGCTGACCTCAGCTGAGTTAGATGTTCCTGCTGCCTCACTTGCATCtcgtgccagggctgctggagcatgCTTAAAGCACAGCTGCCAACAGCTGTTGTGAGCAAAGCTGGACCAGCCCCTGTGTCAGGGTGCTCAGCTCCATGGCGTGCTGCCTGTCCAAGACTTGGgtgctctggtgcctggagaGAGCCCTCCTCCAAACTTCAGGGAACTTGGGCACTCCCTGCTTCAGGCTGGATCACGGGGCCAAGGTCTAAGACCCCTCTTACCCTGCTAACTGTGACAGCTTCTTTCAACCTTGTCCCAGGGCTGTTTTGGAGCTGTTCCACCCCCCATTCTCCGCCCTAGCCCCGTGCAGGGAGCGTACGTACGGAGATGGCGTTGATGTCGGACTCGTGCCCTGAGAAGGTCTGGCGGCAGGAGCCCTCCCGCACGTCCCACAGTTTGGCAGTAGCATCACAAGCCCCCGAGATGAAGAGTTTGAAGTCAGGGGAGACGGCCAAGCTCATGCAGTCTCCGGTGTGACCAATGAACACAGTCTTCTGCTGCCCTGTCTCGATGTCCCAGAGCGCgctgcaggaggggacaggagaggagaggagctctcagagccagcccaggcagagcagacccACAGCCAGGCTGAAGAGCTGTCCCACTCACAGACAAAAGGAGGGATGCCGTGGTTACTGCACGGGAAAATGGGTGAGAGCATCCCTGGAGTCAGCTGTATATAACAGGAGATATCTTCACAGCTGTTGTTGGCAGTACCTTTGCCAAAACAGAGTTAGACTAAGGCTGGGAGTGTGAGAAGTTTGGCATATAAGTGTAACAGCTGAAGGGAATACTGAGAGACAGTAAGAGGGacacaaacagcaaaaaaatagcaaacagctgaaaaaggTATTCTGTGTCCATGCTTGTAAGGTGCAAAGCTCAAAGCTCTTGTTCAGTGGgatcccacagcactgccagacAAACAAACCCCAGGTAACCCTGATCTCTGATGGAAATGCCACATTTCCTTGGTCAAAAGGTTCTTCCAAAGCAGGTATGAGGATGAAATGGGGTGAATAAAGAATAAGGACTGTTCAGAGTCACAGCACAGTGAGCCCTGAGAACCAGGAACCAAAGGATCAAGGCACTACTTCTGCAGTGTCCCTTGCACAGAGGGCAGGATTTGAGAAGTGGAGAACATGTGCATGCTCCACATAAAATTAAAACTCTCTCTGTCCTGGCATAAATGACACGGTTCTTTGTGAGAACTTTTGACATGGTCCCTACTCTTTGGCCTGGCCTCAGCTGAGAAAAGAAGCATCTGTTCTGCCAAGGGAGGAAGAATGGATGGGGCTTCCTAAGGTGCTCCATGTGGCCTCTCCATGTAGGAGCAATTCCTCCTTAGATAGTGGAGGGCTGAAGAGCACAAGGACTGCACTTGCTGCTGTGCTAAGAGCAGAGGTCATGGCACCAGGATACAGGAGGGAGCACTCACCATGTGGTATCTCCAGAGCTAGTCACAATGTTGTTGTCATCAAGAAATCGGCAGCAGGAGAGGTATCCTGGGAAGTGGGAACAAGCAAATATGAGAAAAAGGGGCAGGGATAGAAGGGTGAAGTTTGGAAGCAAGGGGCACCCAGTTGCAGGCAGGCAGTGCACACACCTGTGTGGGCTGAGAGCTCCCTGCTCACTTTGACGTTGCCTTCACGGGACTTGAGGCTGTAGATGGAGCACATGTTGTCAAGGCCTCCACAGGCCACAAAATTGCCAGAGGGGGCATAGGCACAGGTCATGACCCAGGAGGAACGCAAAGGGATGGCATGAACCTGGGAGGACCAGAAACCGTGTCAGGGCTCTTGGCAGCAGAGAGAGCAGGTCAAGGACATCATCTCCAAGAGGACCCACTCCAGCATCCCGGTTTGCAGCCACCTGGCTCCTACCTTGTTAGTTGTGTATGTGTCCCACACAATCAGTTTCCCATCTTGTGAGGCACTGACCATAAGTCTGTGAGAAAGGAACAAGGTCATGTTAGTGGCTTTCTTCCCatcagagccttcctgcccctcACACCCAagtgctgtcctgcagccagcaggccagcagcagctctcacttggaGTCTGTGGACCAGTGCAAGGCGTAGATCTTGGCCAGGTGTCCCCGCAGGGTCCTTCGGGTCCGCATCTGGATGCGTCCAACGACCTCCATTCCAGATACAATCTAGAGAAAGAATTTATCTTGGACTACCAGGAACTTTACTGCTTTCCACATCTCTGCCTCCTGGCTCCTTCCTGACTGGGCACCAGCCCCTCAGAGTGGTGCTAGCTTGCCcaggcagccctgtcccttACCTGAGCAAGCGTTGTGTCTGCACAGGCTTTCCGGgcatcctggagaagagacaACAGCAGATGAGACAGATTGAAAGCATGTGGGGAAGGTGATGACAAGTGAAATTTGGGGTCATTGTCTGAGGGCTACTAGAAGTAGGAATTGTGGCTTTGCTGTGTTTGGATtgtggccagcacagggggatCTTTGTGATTAGATCACCTTGACACCAGTCAATTGTCAGGGAGGTGAGCCAAAATTTGCTCAGCGTCCTGTTCACTGTGCTACACCCTTTCCATAGACCCTCCCACCTGACAGAACACCAGTGGCCTCACAGACAGAGGAGATCCTGGGGATTCATTACACTCGTGGGACCCCTGTCCCTGtttctctcccttcccccaCCATGGTGGGAAGATCTCCATTAGCATTTAAAGGCCtgtggagagctgcagagggctCCTAGACTTAGATGGAGaaagcccagctccagcttgtGGCTGAGGAGGAAAGTTTGGGCATGCAGTGGGGGGTAGACACGCTTTCAGCAGCTTCATGGCTGTTGCCAGCATTACCGCAATCTGCTTCTTCAGCTGCTCAGCCTCCTGCTTCATCTGCTCCATTTCCCCCATCTTTCTGACCTAGGGGTGGCTCCTCCACGTGGGGCAGCCTGGATTCTGGGGAGACAGATCAAAGGAGAGAGGTGTGAGTTAGATAGGACACCAATGTGGCTGCTCAGTTACAGAAATTTAGGTATCCTGACTATCCTGACAAAGGATTGGTGACCATTTCTTGGCTGAACACTCGGTAATGTTGTGCTGTATCTGGCCACAGCCCTTAGCATTTGGGAAGCTTGTGCTGGGCCTGATCAAAGGTCCATTTTGTCCTGGATCCTGCTTACACATACACGTACAGAAGCTAAAGAACTCCAGAGCCTCTTGCTGAGGTTCTGGACACACTTGTCCATTAATTTTTAACCTCTCCATTCCAAGCCCTGGGTCCTCTTTATGAGCTTCTCCCTGTTAATGGCCAAGCTGTCCatctcagctccaggaggaagAAACTTGTTGGGGGGAGCCCATTGGCTATTTCCCACTGTTTGTCCTAAGCAAAGCCTCACCAGGCAGGACCAACCAACTCTCTGACCACCAAGGAAACCTATGGGGCTGTTGAGGCTCTCTCTCAGAGTTCCCTTCCAGTTTCACAtcaaaaactaaaccaaaaccaaccaaccaaaccaaaataaaataaaaagaaaggctGATGCCTGGGGAAGGATCTAAGAATAGCATAAGCCGATAGGGGTACATCTCCTacttgcccagccccagctttTCACTGACGTCCAAAGCTAGAGCAGCATTACTGTATGCAAGTCCTTGatgttcttttcttctgtgcATTTGTCCACACCATTTTTGTGCCCATGCCAAGTTCAGCCTCCTCAGTACCCCCTGATGATGACTTCCACAGCTGGGTGGCAGGCTCTGCAAAGAAGTTCCTGCTTCCATCACTTCCTGGTGGCACTGGTTCCACTTGACAGTAGCTATAGTTTGAGTTGGAAGAATCATCAAATAACTGGTCTCTATTCACCCCTGCATCACTCGGTATTTCATACATCTTTGTCATACCCGTCTCTTTTCTAGACTGCAGAGCAAACTTAGTCATTCCTCCTGTGTAAGCTGTTACATCCTATTATCTCTGCTGTTCTGTGAGCTTTGTTTCATTGTTTACAGAGCAGAGACAATACGTTtttgcagggagagcagggagccaGAATTGTAATCCATATTCAAGATGCAGGTGCACTGTATCAATATACAACAGCTCTGTTTTATTCTCTCTTTCTTGTTATGTGCATTCAAATATTCACCAGCGATTCCAGCATCTCCCACTTTTGTTGACAAACGTGATCTTTAATTGCTCCAGCATTTCACCTGGATAGATGTGAGTGTCCAGATGTGCTCCAGGTGTTGCCCAAGAAATGTTCCAGCAGCATCTGCAGAATTTCTCCCAGTTCCTCTGGGTCACATCACTTCCATCCCTGTTGCCTGAAGGCCTCTGAATTTCCTCTGGTCAGTGAGGCTTTGGGTCCTTGCATGCCAGACTTGCTCTCTTGCTGTAGGCAAGCACATCCAGAGAGCTCCCAAGTCCCACCTTTGCTGGCTGCTTGGTAGAGCACTTTGAGTTTCCTTGAAGAATTCCTTCCCTTGAATGTCTCCACAGCTTTCCTTTGATCCCCCAGGCACAGAGAGTTTCTGCTTGTTCAATGATTCCTGAGGCATGGCTTTGAGTGCAGGAAAGAGAACAAGACACAGGTTTCCCCTAGCTCCTGGGAGGCTATCCCAGCAGGAAGCTGTTTCAGGATACACTTTGCAGAGGGAGACTTGTGCCTGCTGCCTGCAAGGCTGGATAgaggcacagcactgctgacTGTTCCCTGCTCACTGCCCATGCACGGGAtggggctgccagccccaggaaatggtgaaggagcaggagggcagcactgccagggcccagAGGAATGTGCCACAGCCAcggcctggggctgccagcctcagctccttcagctACCCTGAAGGACAGGAACGGACCAGCACCTGAGCTGGGCTCATTCCACTggtttttcttctctcattCCAACAGAGCAGCAATGAGGGGGCTCCTCCCAGCAAGGACGCACTGCTGCACCTCATTGAGTAAGGCTGGCCGTGAAAGCCCACCTCCATGCACTTCCCCTCCTTTGGGAGAGGGCTGGCATTCCACTCCACTCTCAGCTGACTGACAGAGCGGGGAGATGCTGGGGAAGGCCTTGCAGCTTTCAGTCAGAGACTGCACATCCTCCTTTTGCTGGGTGTTTGCCCCTCACTTTCAGTGTACAGTTCAGCTTGCAAGGCTCCATCCTGCTCTGGTCACAGCCTACAGCACACCAAGTGGAACACCTGAACTTCCAGCCACCCTGTGCAGCTAGCTCTACCACTGTGGCCCACACTTTGCCCTTCTCAAGTGTTTCTTAGGACTGATCCATCAATCCTAAGCACTGGATTGCCTTTTCCTGCTAGGTAACCTCCTCCCCCTGACTCTCTCATTCCAGCCTCCTTTGCTTGGTTCCCAAGTTCTTCGGGCTGTTATTTCATACACCTTTGGCTCTCTGAGATCACTGGCCATCCACCTGCCCCAATTTTTATTTGTAGACTTCTGGTTTTGCCCACCCAGACCTGCACAGAGATGGGAACCttgttctcccttccctccaaTTTCTGCTCTCGGTGAAGCTGGCTGTACACATCCTCCCCATTACCTGTCAGGTCCCAGTCTTCCTTTCACTGCTCCTGCTTTTTCACTACTCTCTTCCCTTCTCTGGTTGTTTCTCAACTCTGGTACTAGCAAGGGAATGCCAGTTCACTGCTCTGTAAAGCTGCATGACCAGATGAGGGGCTTTTGGAGCCATAGGCAGATCAAACAGCAGGGGCAGGATGTTGAGGACGGATAAAAAGGGCTAAATATAGAGAAGGTGCAGCTCAGGACTGTGTCTGAACCTTTAAATCCCTCTGAGGGAACACTCTAAATGAAGTTGGGAATTGTTCTCAGCCTCAGAAGGACAAGGAGCCACAGATGAGTGATAATAATAGCTCCATCTTTGCCTGTCGCCTCCATCCGTCACGTCCCAGCGCAATTTGTGGAGAGTGAGTTGTCCCCAGCATAGTGCAGCTGCctcccaggaggagcagggcaggtgtGCAAAAGAGCAGCTCGTTATGGTCATGCAAATTTAGGGCAGGAAATGGGAGGAACAAAATGGGGGAAGAACggaggaaagggaaatggaGTTTGGCCAAGGCCTCTTCCAGCCTTGACTGGCAGTACCTCAGGGATACACATTTCTAGTGGATCTAAGGATCAGCTCACAGTTGCTCATGGTGGTTGCCAGGCTAGTTTTAATGGGAAAGGCTTTTAAATGGTGCACACTTGGCGCTTTCTGGAAGTAAGGGCTCTTTCAGGGGAATGCTAAGCAGAAGAGGAAACCAAGTCCTTAGGTACCTTTGAAAGAAACAATTCACCACTCTCAGCACAGCTACTGACAGGAGGACCTTGGCATCAGCACTGTTCCAGAGTTTTGCCTCCTGCAAGCACCACCAGGAGcaagcagggcacagccaaacAGAGCCTGGGCTTGGCTGGTTCATGCCAGCCCTGTTCTGAGCTCTACCTTAGCTGTGCTCAGCCAGTTCACAGTTCTTGGCTTTGGAaatcacatttcatttcttcTGCTCTCCAACATGACAGTTCTTccccctcctgccttttctaacAAATTTTTTGCTGCAGCACTCCTGTCTGTGGGCAACCAAACCCATCCTGAGTCCTTTGGTGTCTGCTCATAGCAGATCAAATGCCTCTGCTGTGGTGCAAGACGGAGGGGGACCTGGAATCATCCATCTTCTGCCTTTTGCTGCCACACCCTGACTTTTCAGAGCAGTGGCCACATCCCTTGCATGATGCCATGGAGGTGGCTCAGCTTGCTCCCTGGGGGCTGTCCCTCCAAGTCACCTGCATCGCTCCCTGGTAGGGATAAAAGTGCAAGGAATGGGTGGGAGAAAGAGGCAAGGTGAACCCTCTTATTATCTGCTCTTGGGTAGCTCCCCCCATGCTGCAGAAGGAGTGGTTGCTCTGTGAAATGTTGGGAGAGGGCTGTGAAtaatggaaaagggaaagggggaagaagaaggacTCAGTGGGAACAGGCAGTGTCCCTGGGTCTCCCTGTAATCCCTGACCAGCTTCGCAGGCTCGCCCTGGTGACCCCGGGCTCCTTGCAGAGCCGGATACAGAGATGATCCCTCTCTCCTGTGATGGAGATCAAAGGTCAGGGTAAAAttaccctgctctgctccttgctTTCTGAGGGCTCCTTCTCCAGCCAGAACAGCAGCCAGCTGCAATGAGGTGTGCACAGGGTGCACTGGGAGTGCAGGGCTGTGTACAGGCAGCGAGTGCCAGGTCGATCAGGGGAGGTGTTACCCAACCGCTCCAGCCTGGAAACTGGTGAGATTTACCTGCCAAGTGGAGAACAAGCAACCCCATCCCAGTGCAAAACCCCCTCACCACTAAAGACACCTCAGTGTTAACCCAACTCCTTTCCATGATCTTACCCTCCCTCATCCTCTGATGGGATGAGCCCTTGTTCAAAGGCTCCCCATATAATCGCTCCAAGAAACTCAGGGTCCCAACGCCAGGTTCACCAAGGTGACCTCAGGCATCGCAAGGCGGCAAACTTACCGGGATCTGTAGAGCAAGGTGGGTTCCAGTCCCCTCTGGATGGGACCCTCACAGCCTGCCTCCCTTGCTGAGAATGGCTCCTCACTGCCCAAAAGTCCTTTGTACCTCTGCAGTCTCCAGGCAGTCCCGTTTGTCCACCCAGCGAGTCCCTCgctccctctctgctcctcagcctctcccaggactgatcTCCCCATGGGGAGCTGGAAGGCTGTGCACGGGAGGGGTTGGGGGAGGGCTGATTCCAGGAGCAGCGTCAGGCAAATTAAATCAGACACCAGAGACTTGGGGAAATCGGATTGGGACGTAATGCAAAGCAGGTGGATGGGGAGGGGTGAAAAGAGAGAGTAGCACACTGCTCCTGAAGGGAAAGAAACAATCCCAGGCGGATTTGACTCCCTCTGTTTATATCAGCAACAAACTAATAAAGTGAAGATTAGCCAGAACAGCCTAGGATTATCAGccaccagggcagggcttgcTGTACCTCACAGGCACAGGAATTCCTGTTTTCCCAGGGACAGCATGCCACTCGTGTCCTGGGCAGGGCGGAAAGAGAGATGATGCCACCAGAGAGGGCCTGCAAAGGGAAAACCAATGGCAGCGCCACCAcaccctccccaggctgcaaaCGGGGCTCTGGATGGGGAAAACAGAACTGGGCACAGGGGCCAGGGGTGGCAAAAGATTTGGTGGCATGCCTTTTGGCAGCCACTTTAGTGGGATGCTGCAAGGGGATTATCTTGGCCTCAATCTCTTTTAATCTCTCCCGCGGCTTTGGCCCAAGCCTGAGATAAATACCTTTTAACGGATCTCATCTGACGTCAGGAGGCCATCAGTCTAATCACCCAGGCCACCTTTGGGCAAAGCAAGCCAGAGATGTGGACACTGGCCCCTCACCCCCAACATGTCCTCATCAACCAGGAACCACCCAGCATCCCCCACGAACCATTGGGATGGACATGTGGGTGCTGGGATGTGACAGTCCCCTTGCCAGGGAGAGGGAATTTGAAATGCACAATCAGATGTTCGCTTGCGACCCTGGGGAGGCGATGGGAAGCAAAAAGGGTTGCCAGCACAGGTTTCCCAAGCCTGCATGTTAAGAAGCGTCAGGA contains the following coding sequences:
- the GNB3 gene encoding guanine nucleotide-binding protein G(I)/G(S)/G(T) subunit beta-3; amino-acid sequence: MGEMEQMKQEAEQLKKQIADARKACADTTLAQIVSGMEVVGRIQMRTRRTLRGHLAKIYALHWSTDSKLMVSASQDGKLIVWDTYTTNKVHAIPLRSSWVMTCAYAPSGNFVACGGLDNMCSIYSLKSREGNVKVSRELSAHTGYLSCCRFLDDNNIVTSSGDTTCALWDIETGQQKTVFIGHTGDCMSLAVSPDFKLFISGACDATAKLWDVREGSCRQTFSGHESDINAISFFPNGEAICTGSDDATCRLFDLRADQELIMYSHETIICGITSIALSRSGRLLFAGYDDFNCNIWDSLKAERVGILSGHDNRVSCLGVTADGMAVATGSWDSFLKIWN